A section of the Fibrobacter sp. genome encodes:
- a CDS encoding avirulence protein: protein MLSAIVKITVLVLFAVNYLFADVWTLRKPPRSGGDPDWNACYESDHFAVWYSSQYSCTQAQAQKGLNQLENVLDFYVNQKNFCPKVLTRNPNYKINLCIIESGLYGGLDTQGHPGMWMGVGGLSDNWGLAHEFCHALQGVTGGFRGSGRENYVGWFWECHANWMPHQLYPNNPHCTEMYTRMANLYWGSHRCRYCNWQFLEYLKEREGIQFINDIWNNAKNDVIETMMANGGWDIYEFGDLFADFATKNVIWDYDNGATYRSAYGNQSAENKWRRYTYLQELDTSKNRYIVPFEFAPQRYGYNHVRLYPTNGATTIKIKFRGCVQTENNNTGYRSTNEWEPSSIPLPGSDWRYSLVAVTSSSSARYSEIKRFSDGAPDLTFDISGATEVYLVVTATPTVYTRILWDQMYYTIYRYPWMVEITGAKPQGFEPVTVAGRAHSNGGGFVANSANVASTVYVGPFARVLGGTVQGNARIEDRAIIKGGTIRDNAIVKDNAMVAGGTVSGSAVVSDNAAVWSGTITDNGRADGCTNVSRATINENGRMGGVCWVLSNITVSGTAQMLGDGEIYVSKSSGVHYGLVDNSNEGNVGNSRTTPVKEVTKPGPFEWYDVEVSVAEKSPAGNKLTSSPVLFSRGVNGTINLQCALPGNQPASIDLIDIKGRILWRGQVSGAKKLSIPSSAIKTDNLLVWRLHGNNVNERGKVVFAQN, encoded by the coding sequence ATGCTTTCAGCAATAGTTAAAATCACAGTTCTGGTTTTATTTGCAGTTAACTATCTCTTTGCAGATGTCTGGACACTGAGAAAACCTCCCCGCAGCGGTGGTGACCCTGACTGGAATGCTTGTTATGAGTCTGATCATTTCGCGGTGTGGTATTCCAGTCAGTATTCCTGCACTCAAGCTCAGGCACAAAAAGGTTTAAACCAGCTTGAAAATGTGCTTGATTTCTATGTAAACCAGAAAAACTTCTGCCCGAAAGTATTAACCCGCAATCCAAATTACAAAATCAATCTTTGCATCATCGAAAGCGGACTTTATGGAGGACTTGATACTCAGGGGCACCCTGGAATGTGGATGGGTGTAGGTGGTTTGTCTGATAACTGGGGGTTGGCACACGAGTTCTGTCATGCTCTTCAGGGTGTAACAGGAGGATTCAGAGGCAGCGGACGTGAGAATTACGTTGGCTGGTTCTGGGAGTGTCACGCCAACTGGATGCCTCATCAGTTGTACCCAAACAACCCCCATTGCACAGAGATGTACACACGAATGGCAAACCTTTACTGGGGAAGCCACAGGTGCCGTTACTGTAACTGGCAATTTCTTGAATACCTCAAAGAAAGAGAAGGAATTCAGTTTATCAACGATATCTGGAACAACGCAAAAAATGATGTTATCGAGACAATGATGGCTAATGGTGGTTGGGATATTTATGAATTCGGTGATCTGTTCGCCGATTTCGCTACCAAAAATGTCATCTGGGATTACGATAATGGCGCGACATACCGTTCCGCGTACGGTAATCAGTCTGCCGAGAACAAGTGGCGGCGTTACACATATCTGCAGGAACTCGATACGTCCAAGAACCGTTATATAGTTCCCTTTGAATTCGCACCGCAGAGATACGGGTACAACCATGTAAGGCTTTATCCCACCAATGGCGCTACTACAATAAAGATCAAATTCCGCGGATGTGTGCAGACTGAAAACAACAACACCGGATATCGCTCAACAAACGAATGGGAACCCTCGTCCATCCCGCTCCCCGGCTCAGACTGGCGTTATTCACTGGTAGCTGTGACAAGTTCGAGCAGTGCCCGATACAGTGAAATAAAACGGTTTTCCGATGGTGCACCGGATCTCACCTTTGATATATCCGGAGCTACCGAGGTTTATCTTGTAGTTACCGCGACACCCACGGTTTACACCCGCATTTTATGGGACCAGATGTACTATACTATTTACAGATATCCCTGGATGGTGGAGATAACAGGAGCCAAACCGCAGGGGTTTGAACCTGTAACTGTTGCCGGAAGAGCACATTCCAATGGCGGAGGTTTTGTGGCAAATTCCGCAAATGTAGCCTCGACTGTTTACGTAGGACCCTTTGCCCGGGTCTTAGGTGGAACAGTTCAGGGTAACGCCCGTATCGAAGACCGGGCAATAATAAAGGGAGGCACAATACGCGATAACGCTATTGTAAAGGACAATGCAATGGTAGCAGGAGGTACTGTTTCCGGGTCTGCAGTCGTATCAGATAATGCCGCTGTATGGAGCGGTACAATAACAGATAATGGCAGGGCTGATGGCTGTACAAATGTTTCCAGGGCAACAATAAACGAAAACGGCAGAATGGGCGGAGTCTGCTGGGTACTTTCAAATATCACAGTTTCCGGAACTGCCCAGATGCTGGGAGATGGAGAAATCTATGTGAGTAAATCAAGCGGAGTGCATTACGGGCTTGTTGACAATTCAAATGAGGGAAATGTAGGCAACAGCCGCACCACTCCGGTCAAAGAAGTTACCAAACCAGGACCTTTCGAATGGTACGATGTAGAGGTATCAGTCGCAGAAAAATCACCTGCCGGGAACAAACTCACTTCATCACCGGTTCTTTTCTCCCGGGGAGTAAACGGAACGATAAACCTGCAGTGTGCTCTTCCCGGAAATCAGCCCGCTTCAATTGACCTGATCGACATTAAAGGCCGCATACTCTGGAGGGGACAGGTTTCAGGGGCCAAAAAACTCAGTATTCCATCATCAGCCATAAAAACTGACAACTTGCTTGTGTGGCGCCTGCACGGAAACAACGTTAATGAAAGAGGAAAAGTAGTTTTCGCACAAAACTGA
- a CDS encoding carboxypeptidase regulatory-like domain-containing protein gives MKRSSVLLLSVFSALLLSCSNMLDAGGSSSEVVASVKGRVFTEDGSTEKGIAVSLVPAGHNPITDDMDKVYESITDSSGYYRFNGVKSGIYNFFAQHHENSSRLLDINIEIKSRQVKINDNTLRKPASAIVGLPHGADTATGYIIIEGTPLSWPVRGIEKMSDGSFAVTIDSVPAGEIGAVKYIEPQSGKEINIVNSAVTKENETIIIGLENRVKPLWTVPLIVGITDSTVRYFGGIDSIRGKLGTYIDAINSKFDGAFSGQIDFRVDSLYSFSNSCSLEVNTPFPEKFKVRLIMDGFSDDRIDYWSKPARTAYEAEEINRFFKEYSVSAVAWQFGLALGCIPSSYMLVSSNGNPVSGKAFTGEAAFMYYPYTATSWDTYNIYAVNYYRTNVTAETPVLPGYPPSIRIVTLTSDDTPLEGTRISFFGVKWGSSAVTDTILNAVTGSDGSYMLEQNPYKTGTDKKVTWCNILIRAVTDSDTAFSWMPINEIGIAWFENPGQNYRKIIRFD, from the coding sequence ATGAAAAGATCTTCTGTACTGCTGCTTTCTGTGTTTTCCGCTCTCTTGTTGTCGTGCAGCAACATGCTTGACGCAGGCGGGAGCTCATCGGAAGTGGTCGCAAGTGTCAAAGGCAGGGTTTTTACCGAAGATGGCAGCACAGAAAAAGGAATCGCGGTTTCTCTGGTCCCTGCCGGACATAACCCTATTACAGATGATATGGACAAGGTATATGAAAGCATAACGGATTCATCCGGATACTACCGTTTCAACGGGGTAAAATCAGGTATATACAACTTTTTCGCACAACATCATGAGAACTCCTCACGATTGCTTGACATCAATATTGAAATCAAATCCAGGCAGGTAAAAATCAATGATAACACTCTGAGAAAACCGGCATCTGCAATTGTCGGGCTGCCGCATGGAGCAGACACTGCCACCGGATACATAATAATCGAGGGCACCCCTCTTTCATGGCCTGTGCGGGGAATCGAAAAGATGTCTGACGGAAGTTTTGCGGTGACCATCGATTCTGTTCCTGCAGGAGAAATTGGTGCTGTAAAGTATATAGAGCCACAGAGCGGGAAAGAAATAAACATTGTGAACTCTGCCGTTACAAAAGAAAACGAAACCATTATTATAGGCCTGGAGAACCGGGTTAAACCACTGTGGACAGTCCCTCTGATAGTGGGTATCACAGATTCGACTGTAAGGTATTTCGGCGGAATCGATTCGATACGGGGAAAACTTGGTACCTATATCGATGCTATTAACAGCAAATTCGATGGTGCGTTTTCCGGCCAGATCGATTTCAGAGTTGATTCGCTATACTCTTTCAGTAATTCATGCAGCCTGGAAGTCAATACTCCCTTCCCCGAAAAATTCAAAGTGCGTCTTATCATGGATGGCTTCTCTGATGACAGGATTGATTACTGGAGTAAACCTGCCAGAACAGCTTATGAAGCTGAAGAGATTAACCGGTTTTTCAAGGAGTACTCAGTTTCTGCCGTAGCGTGGCAGTTTGGCCTGGCACTCGGCTGCATTCCCTCATCATATATGCTTGTATCCTCAAACGGGAACCCTGTAAGTGGAAAGGCATTCACTGGAGAAGCCGCTTTCATGTACTATCCCTATACCGCGACCTCCTGGGATACTTACAACATCTACGCAGTAAATTATTACAGGACTAACGTCACAGCAGAGACTCCAGTTCTGCCAGGGTATCCTCCATCAATCAGAATTGTAACTCTGACAAGTGACGACACACCGCTTGAGGGTACACGAATCAGCTTTTTTGGTGTAAAATGGGGTTCCAGTGCTGTAACAGATACGATCCTGAACGCAGTCACAGGCAGTGATGGTTCGTATATGCTGGAACAAAATCCCTACAAGACAGGTACTGATAAAAAAGTTACCTGGTGTAATATTCTGATACGAGCAGTTACCGATTCAGACACTGCATTCTCCTGGATGCCAATCAATGAAATCGGAATCGCATGGTTTGAGAACCCGGGTCAGAACTACCGTAAGATTATCAGATTTGATTAA
- a CDS encoding TIGR02147 family protein, whose translation MEESLSNRKNMANIFDYTDYRKFLKDRSAYLKAANQNITYRHIAKNAGFKSAGFFSQVLNGSCNLPDRFIGSIAEIFQLRKREARYFELMVHYNQSENHDEKKKYFGKMVAFKKGRVKTIEPDAYAFYDKWYYSAIRAILNYHKFYDDYFKLSKMVIPHITAAEAKKAISVLERLGLIKRCSEGYYRLTENHITTGKDTDSVVINNFVLNTLDIAKDALYRFEKKDRNFSSLTLSISQNGYEKIRQKVEDLRAELVDLVKEDSGIDRVIQVNFQIFPLTDTKSSSER comes from the coding sequence ATGGAAGAATCTCTATCGAACAGAAAAAATATGGCAAATATCTTCGACTATACCGATTACAGAAAATTTTTAAAGGATCGCTCTGCGTATCTAAAAGCCGCCAATCAAAACATTACCTATAGGCATATAGCAAAAAATGCCGGTTTCAAATCTGCCGGATTCTTCTCCCAGGTTCTTAACGGTTCCTGTAATCTTCCGGACCGGTTTATAGGAAGCATAGCAGAAATATTCCAGTTAAGAAAACGTGAGGCGCGTTATTTTGAATTGATGGTTCATTACAATCAGTCCGAAAATCACGATGAGAAGAAGAAATATTTCGGGAAGATGGTGGCTTTTAAAAAGGGACGTGTAAAGACAATTGAACCGGACGCCTATGCTTTTTATGACAAATGGTATTATTCCGCTATCCGTGCGATTTTAAACTATCATAAGTTCTACGATGATTATTTCAAGCTCTCGAAGATGGTGATTCCGCATATAACGGCGGCCGAGGCAAAAAAAGCAATTTCCGTTTTAGAGCGCCTGGGATTGATCAAGAGATGCTCAGAGGGGTATTACCGATTGACGGAAAACCATATTACAACCGGCAAGGACACCGATTCTGTAGTTATCAACAATTTCGTGCTTAATACCCTTGATATAGCAAAAGATGCTCTGTACAGGTTCGAAAAAAAGGATCGTAACTTCTCCTCTCTTACCCTGAGCATTTCACAGAACGGATATGAGAAAATCAGACAGAAGGTGGAGGATTTACGGGCGGAACTGGTGGATCTTGTGAAAGAGGATTCCGGCATTGACAGGGTGATACAGGTTAATTTCCAGATCTTTCCACTTACCGACACCAAAAGTTCCAGTGAGAGATAA